Proteins encoded together in one Bradysia coprophila strain Holo2 chromosome X unlocalized genomic scaffold, BU_Bcop_v1 contig_473, whole genome shotgun sequence window:
- the LOC119070121 gene encoding uncharacterized protein LOC119070121 produces MDVTHSQIDDASNDNNHTCDIRSIRIGDGEIAFSKGCVMYKSDKLKEMAARFTYFVPDHCQLNRQKRDGADYHITIVSKTELKTIAKSNLKKYFQENVKFSKLSAIDLGVGVLKSPDRASNDKTYFLLIYAPELDQIRKDLNLEPIDFHVTLGFDNKDIHDEGKKSPKTIQQINKKFPIQCLLTHPSPYKTKHIQYLEWAVFEYPTNPSIRNVIKELIKLYPKSKYHKIKELIDLLIGMGDLDGFYVQAKIELALGMATTEIFRNISPLFNLEFDSDTINPKSLQYLLDFFNNQMNNQTIKKQLFYEFDNGRFVGHPLPFNFSWVQPNVLGGSSVPSASDLKLFSKMGVVNVITCLEQPLDVVQDDVKIHYFQIDDRTPPSMNQLEEMLNIVESGEPTIVHCKGGVGRTNTVLACVLIKQQKLNSEEAIAQIKSTRPKVILDDRQIKFMKQFSSLQYSCHKPKIKLPKLIVFVGYPASGKSTLSTHIVKYFGDDQIVRINQDESGRKATTEQFNQNLKNSKTIIVDNCNLTKDKRKVWLDLAFNTNQAWCVYFNYNMEELKYRIVRRINHPTVKNGLKILSVVKDQLEEPTLNEGFSRIIKIDSDEDLNVLLYDLGIAQPIELPPESKSQIVKFCRTRHLVNLGGASRDDLLLSSGEQNAFLQFELDVEEKIDGANLGIVVKSDYKISVQNRSHYVSSSYHAQFSLLDNWILKHTDELISLLEPEVEILYGEWCYMKHSIHYTNLPDYFLAFDIFNCLTQSFLSRRELQVRLEGTSIRQVPLIVTKKFSNIKEITDLASKTKSKYYDGLIEGVYLRVCDDKKTIDRAKIVRKDFICGDSQATGSSNNVRHWTKAQLTKNVVDFEG; encoded by the coding sequence ATGGATGTTACTCACAGTCAAATCGACGATGCATCTAATGACAATAATCACACCTGTGATATCCGATCTATTCGCATCGGTGATGGCGAAATTGCGTTCAGCAAAGGATGTGTCATGTACAAAAGTGATAAGTTGAAGGAAATGGCCGCACGATTCACATATTTTGTACCAGACCACTGTCAACTGAACCGACAGAAACGAGATGGAGCAGACTACCACATTACCATTGTCAGCAAAACGGAGTTGAAAACAATAGCTAAGTCGaatttgaaaaagtattttcaggAGAATGTGAAATTCAGTAAACTCAGCGCAATCGATCTGGGTGTCGGCGTTCTCAAGTCACCGGATAGGGCAAGCAACGATAAAACCTATTTTTTGCTGATTTATGCACCAGAGCTCGATCAAATCCGGAAAGATTTGAATTTAGAACCGATCGATTTTCACGTGACACTCGGTTTCGACAACAAAGACATCCATGACGAGGGTAAAAAGTCGCCGAAAACCAttcaacaaatcaacaaaaaatttcccattCAATGTCTTCTCACCCATCCGTCACCGTATAAAACGAAACACATCCAATACTTGGAATGGGCGGTGTTCGAGTATCCAACAAATCCGTCGATCCGAAATGTAATCAAAGAATTGATAAAACTCTATCCGAAATCGAAGTACCATAAAATCAAGGAATTAATCGACTTGTTGATCGGTATGGGTGATTTAGACGGTTTCTATGTGCAAGCGAAAATTGAACTGGCACTCGGCATGGCAACGACCGAAATTTTTCGTAACATTTCACCGCTGTTCAACTTGGAATTCGATTCCGACACCATCAATCCGAAATCGCTCCAATATTTGTTGGATTTCTTCAACAATCAAATGAACAATCAAACGATCAAGAAACAACTTTTCTACGAATTTGACAACGGTAGATTCGTTGGCCATCCCTTGCCGTTCAATTTCAGTTGGGTGCAACCAAACGTTTTGGGTGGCTCATCAGTACCATCGGCAAGCGATTTAAagcttttttcgaaaatgggcgTCGTCAACGTGATAACATGCCTCGAACAGCCGTTAGATGTTGTCCAAGATGATGTTAAAATCCATTACTTCCAAATCGATGATCGCACGCCTCCGTCCATGAATCAACTGGAGGAAATGCTTAATATTGTGGAGTCTGGTGAACCGACAATAGTTCATTGTAAAGGGGGAGTTGGGCGTACGAATACCGTGCTTGCTTGTGTGTTAATAAAGCaacagaaattaaattcagaAGAAGCAATTGCACAGATTAAGTCGACACGGCCGAAAGTTATACTGGACGACAGACAAATCAAATTCATGAAGCAATTTTCCAGTTTGCAATACTCTTGCCATAAGCCCAAGattaaattaccaaaattgATCGTATTCGTTGGATATCCGGCTAGCGGTAAAAGTACGTTGAGTACGCACATCGTTAAATATTTCGGTGACGATCAAATAGTTCGCATCAATCAGGATGAATCTGGACGAAAGGCAACGACTGAGCagttcaatcaaaatttaaaaaattccaaaacaaTCATTGTGGACAATTGCAACCTAACGAAGGACAAGCGTAAAGTGTGGCTTGATCTGGCATTCAACACGAATCAAGCGTGGTGCGTCTACTTCAACTACAACATGGAGGAATTGAAATATCGAATCGTACGCAGAATCAATCATCCGACGGTAAAAAATGGCCTCAAAATACTATCTGTTGTCAAAGATCAGCTAGAAGAACCGACATTGAACGAAGGTTTCAGTAGAATCATTAAAATCGACAGTGACGAAGATTTGAACGTATTGCTGTACGATTTGGGCATTGCACAACCAATTGAATTGCCGCCAGAATCCAAATCTCAgatcgtcaaattttgtcgAACGAGACATTTGGTTAATCTGGGTGGTGCGTCCAGAGACGACTTACTGCTATCATCGGGCGaacaaaatgcatttttacaatttgaaCTGGATGTAGAAGAGAAGATTGATGGCGCCAATCTTGGAATTGTTGTCAAGTCGGACTATAAAATTTCGGTACAAAATCGGTCGCATTATGTTAGCTCGTCATATCATGCACAGTTTTCATTGCTCGACAATTGGATTTTGAAACATACCGACGAATTGATTAGCTTACTTGAGCCAGAGGTTGAAATCTTATACGGAGAATGGTGCTACATGAAGCATTCAATTCACTACACAAATTTACCGGACTATTTCCTTgctttcgatattttcaattgtCTGACACAGTCATTTCTGAGTCGTCGCGAATTACAAGTGCGATTAGAGGGAACGAGTATCAGACAAGTGCCGCTAATAGTGACCAAAAAGTTCAGCAACATTAAAGAAATAACGGATTTAGCATCGAAAACGAAATCAAAGTATTATGATGGTCTAATTGAAGGCGTTTATTTGAGAGTGTGCGACGATAAGAAAACAATTGATAGAGCTAAGATTGTTAGAAAAGACTTTATTTGTGGTGATAGTCAGGCAACTGGCAGTAGTAATAATGTTCGTCATTGGACGAAAGCACAGTTGACCAAAAATGTTGTAGACTTTGAAGGTTGA